The sequence below is a genomic window from Streptomyces sp. NBC_00582.
TCCCGGGCCGGCGCGGCTCGTGACGGGCACGCGCGTGTGTACGGAGCGTGTGCGGAGCCTGCGCGCGGCTGGGCCAACGCCGGCTGCCCGTGCCGGATTTGGCCGAAAATCGACCCTGCGTTCCATGGGCGACAACGCCTCCGACCATGGAAATCGAGGGCGCACAGGGCGTCTTGAGGGAGCGTACCGGGGGCGCATTCATGCCGCAGACCCCGGGGTGCCCCCGGCCGCCCAGGCCGGCGCCGACGCGTTCGCACGGGCGCACTCCCCGGATCACAAGCGGCGTCGCCTCCCTCTGTGGCGCGTTCTTCGTGGCAGCATGGTGAACCGTTCGTACGGTGCACTCGTTTGTCCACAGCCCGTGGAGGCGTCGATGCGGTGGTTGGTGGGATGGAGCAGCACCGCCGCGGGTGCGTGGGGCGGAGCCGTGGGACACGGCGGCCGCGACGAAGGCCGTTACGACGACGGCGACACCTACGGCGGCCGAGTCGGCTACGACGGCGAGACCTTGCAGCCCGTCGGCTCCCAACTCCTGTGGGGCGACCCCGATCCGCTCTGGGCGGTCGGCGACTGGCGCCCCGACGAGGTGCGGGTCGTGAAGGCCGACGCCCGGACCCGGATCGCGGTCCTCGGCACCTGCGGGGCGAGCGACGAGCAGCTCCGCGTCGGACTGTTCGCCGCGCGCGGGGGCGCACTGCGCCATCTGACCGCCTGGCCGGGCAGCTACACCGCGGTCGTCCAGGTCGGCCGGCGCATCACCGTGTGCGGCGACCTCGCGGGCGCCCGGCCGGTGTTCCACACCCCCTGGGCAGGGGGAACCGCCTACGCCACGGCCGCGCTCCCGCTCGCCGACCTCATCGAGGCCAACCTCGACTTCGGCCACCTCGCCGCGCTCCTGGCCGCACCCGACGTCCCGGCCGCCCTCCACGACTCCACCCCGTACGACGGCGTGCGGCGCGTTCCGCCGGGGCATGCGCTGATCCTGCGCGCCGGGGCGCGTGAGATCGCCGGCTACGACCCGGTCGCGTCCCTCGCCGTGGCGGCACCGCCGGCCGACCCGGACAGCGCGGTCGACGCGGTGCGCGACGCGCTCGTAGACGCCGTACGCGCGCGTCTGTCCGCGCCCAGACACGTGCCCGACATCGATCCCGGTCCCGTGCCCGGAATGGGCCCCGCCGAGCGGCGCGCCGCCCGCGGGATGCCGGTGCCGGGCATCGGCGCCGACCTCTCCGGCGGCCCGGCCTCCGGCACGCTCGCCCTGCTGGCGGCCGGCCTGCCCGGTATGCCGGGCACCGTCCTGGGCCACGGCACGGGCGCGGGGGAGCGGCTGCTGGCGGTCACCTTCAACGACCTGACGACACGCGCGCGTGAGGAGGAACTGCAGCGGGCCGGCGCCCTGGCGGCCAACCCGCGTCTGCACCACGTCGTCGTCACCGGCGCCGAGGAGAGCCTGCCGTACGCCGATCTGGACGGCCCGCTGACCGACGAGCCCGGCCCCAGCCTGGTCACCGCCGCCCGCCACCGCGCGCGTCTCGCGGCCGGCAGCGCCGACCACTTCACCGGCTACGGCGCCCGTCAGGTCCTGGACGCCCACCCCGCGCGCCTCGCGGACCTCCTGATGGACCGCAAGCGCCGGCACCTGGTCCGCCCGGTCGCCGCCCTCACCAAGGCCGACGGCTCGGTCCTCGTCCCCGCGCGCGTGTACGGCGCGGCCCGAAGACTCGCCCGTACGCCGTACCGCCAGGGCGTCGAGAACCTCGCCGACCGTCTTCTGCACCGCAGTTTCGAGGACGACCCGGGAGGCGCGGTCGGCGCCTCGCTCGCGGCACTGACCTGGGCCGGACCCGGCCCGGCGGCGCGCTGGCTGACGGGCGAGGCCCTGGCTGAAGTATCGGTTCTTCTGCAGAATTCGGCCCATCGCGCCGGGGTCGGCCCGGGCCAGCGCCCAGGCGACTACCGCGCGCGTGCCGCCCTCACCCGGCACGCGGCCGACCTGCGCATCCTCGAACAGGCCGCCGAGATCCGCTCCCAGCGCCTGCACGCGCCCTTCCTCGACAACCAGGTCGTCCGCGCGTGCCGTGCGCTGCCCGAGACGCTGCGTGTGCAGCCCGGCGCGCGGGCCGCGATCCTGCGGACCGTCCTCAAGGGCGCCGGCATCACCGAGCTGCCGCCCGGCTGGGGTGCGCCCGCCCACGGCACCGCGGCCACGACCGTCCGCAACGGTCTCCGCCTCGCCATCGATCCCCTTCTCACCCTCTTCGAGGCGCCCCTCCTCGCGGAGGCGGGCCTGATCGAGGCCCGTGTCGTCCGCAAGGCGGTCCGCGCGGCGGCCTCCGGCGAGCCCCTCCCCCTGGACGGCATCGCCGACCTCATCTCCCTCGAACTCTGGCTGCACCGCCTCCTCTCCCGCCGAGGCACCTGCTGGACCGGCACCCCGGCCCGCGCCCGCGCGGTACCGGGGGGTATCGCGCCCCAACGCCGAGCGGTGTCCTCCGGAGGCTGAGCGCGGGGGTCGGGGAAGCCCACGTCTCCTTTTCCGCTGCGGCGCTGTCCTTGCCGCTGCGGGCCGTCCTTCGGGTGCGGGTCCGCGTGGGCCGTTCGCGCAGTTCCCGCGCCCCTGGGGGTTGCGGTCCCCCTGCCCGGCCAGTGGCCGTGACGCGGTCTCGCAGGTCGGGCGGGCGTGGCGTTGGGGCGGCACCCCGGCAGCACGGTGAGCGGAGACCAGACCCGGTCGGCGCCGACGCGGGGGCGAGAAGCCGACGTTCGGCAGCGCAACACCCCACACGCCACAAACCCCGTGCCCCCACCCCGCCCCCCGGCGACAATGACCCCGTGCGGTTCAACATCCTGGGCGTCACCCAGACCGAGGACGACCACGGCACCCCCATACGCCTCACCGCCCCCCGCCTCCGCACCCTCCTCACCGCCCTCGCCCTCCGCTCGGGCCACCCCACGCCCCCGGAAACCCTCATCGACGAGATCTGGCCCGACACCCCGCCCCGGGACGCCCCCGCCGCCCTCCAGGCCCTCGTCGGCCGTCTCCGCCGCGCCCTCGGCAAGGACGCCGTCACCTCCACCCCGGGCGGCTACCTCCTCGCCGCCACCGAGGACGACGTCGACCTCCACGTCTTCGAACGCCTCGTACGCCGGGCCACCGCCACCCTCCAGCGGGGCGGCGACCCCGAAACCGCCGCCCGCACCCTGGACGAGGCCCTCGCCCTGTGGCGCGGACCCGCCCTCGCCGACCTCCCCGACCGCACCGCGGCCGTCCGCCCCGAGGCCCTCCACCTCGAAGCCACCCGCGCCCGCGCCGAGGCCGACCTCCTCCTCGGCCGCGCCCACGAAGCCGTACCCCGCCTCAGAGAACTCGTCACCGCACACCCGTACGACGAACCCCTGCACGCCCTCCTCATCCGCGCCCTGCGCGACACGGGCCGCTCCGCAGACGCCCTCGCCGCGTACGAGACCGCCCGCCGCACCCTCGCCGACACCCTCGGCACCGATCCGGGCCCGGAACTGCGCGCCCTCCACACCGAGCTCCTCGACCCCCCGCCGCCCCGACCCAGGCCCCGGACGGCCCCCCTCGCACCGCCCCCGCCCCCCGCCCGACACGGCAACATCCGTCCGCGTCTTACCTCTTTCGTGGGCCGGGAACCCGAGCTCGCCGCCATCCGTTCCGATCTGCACAGGGCCCGCCTCGTCACCCTCACCGGACCGGGCGGCTCCGGAAAGACCCGTCTCGCCGAGGAAGCCGCCGCCGGGCTTGCGCAGGCATGGCTGGTCGAGCTGGCGCGGCTCGACCGACCGGAGGCGGTACCGGGCGCGGTGGTCAGCGCCCTCGGTCTGCGCGAGACCGTCCTGATGGCCACCGACCTGACGACCCCGCAGGACGACCCGGTCGCCCTGCTCGTCGAGCACTGCGCCCCGCGCAGCCAGCTCCTGATCCTCGACAACTGCGAGCACGTCATCGGCGCGGCCGCCGCCCTCGCCGAAACCCTCCTCACCCACTGCCCCGGCCTCACGATCCTCGCCACCAGCCGTGAACCCCTGGGCGTCCCCGGCGAGTCGGTCCGCCCGGTCGAACCCCTCCGGCCCGACCAGGCGCACCGCCTCTTCAGGGAGCGTGCCGCGGCCGTACGCCCCACCCCGGCCGCCGCCCCGCAGGACCGGGACGAGGAGACGGTCGCGGAGATCTGCCGCCGGCTCGACGGTCTGCCCCTGGCCATCGAGCTGGCCGCGGCCCGGCTCCGCCTGCTCACCCCCCGGCAGATCGCCGACCGCCTCGACGACCGCTTCCGCCTCCTCACCTCCGGCAGCCGTACGGCCCTGCCCCGCCAGCAGACCCTGCGGGCCGTCGTCGACTGGTCCTGGGACCTGCTCGACGAACCGGAGCGGACCCTCCTGCGCGAGCTGTCCGTCTTCGCGGGCGGCTGGGACCTGGAGGCCGCCGAGGCCGTGTGCACCGGACCGGTCGCCGACCTCGTCGGAGCGCTCGTCGACAAGTCACTGGTGGTGGCGGCGCCGTACGCGCCCGCCGACGGGGACGGCGGCGAGGACATGCGCTACCGCATGCTGGAGACGATCCACGAGTACGCCGCGGAGCGCGCCGCCGAGGACCCGCCGGCGCGCGAGGCGGCCGAGCTTCGGCACCGCGCGTGGGTGCGCGCGCTCGTCGAGCGGGCCGACCCCCTGCTCCGCTCCGCCGAGCAACTCCCGTGGATCTCCCGCCTGGAGAACGAGCTGGACAACATCCGGGTGGCGATGCAGCGCGCGATCACCACGGCCGACGAGGAGGAGGCCACCGCCCTCTGCCTCGCCATGGGCTGGTTCTGGTGGCTGCGCAACTACCGCCAGGAGGGCGCCGCCTGGGCCGACCGCGTCCTGCGCCTGGGCGCCGCCCTGGACACGCTCCCCGGCCCGCCGTCGGACACCACCCCCAGCACGGCTCCCGCCCTCGTCTGCCGCTCCCTCCCCGTCCCCAGGGACCTCGCCGCACGCATGGCCGCCGTGGACCCCGTCGAGGCCCTCTTCGCCGAGCCGGCCGACGAGGACGGACCCGGTGCCCACCCCAGGCGCGCACAGCGGTCGGACCTGCTGATGCTGCATGTGTTCCTGCTCTCCGAGTCCGAGCCCGGGGTGGTCGAGGGCGACCTCCGTCACCGGTCCTCCCTCGCGCGCCTCCGGGCCTGGTTCGAGCCCGGGGGTCCCCGAGCGGCCCGCATGCCCGGGCTGGTCTGGCCGGTGGCGGCGGCCTTCCATCTGCAAAGCAGGTCCGACGTCCGCCGCATCCTGGACGCGGCCGTCGCCAACTGCCGGGCCCACGGCGGAGAGTGGGAGCTGGGCTGCACGCTGATGTTCCGTACGCACATGGTCGTCGACTCCTCCGGCGGGCTGGCCGGTGTGGACGACGACCTGGCGGAGCTGCGCGCGATCAGCCGACGGGTCGGCGACCGCTGGATGCGGGCCCAGGTGTGCGGCGCCGCAGCCGAGGCGGAGTTGGCGCGGGGCCGGTTCGCACAGGCGGAGGCGGAGTACCGGGAGGCGCTGCGGCTCGCCTACGAGGTCGGCGCGTACACGGAGGCGCCGTTCCTGATGGCCCGGCTCGCGCAGATCGCCTACCGCTCGGGCGATCTCCCCGGTGCGATGGCCGTCCTGGACGAGGCGAGCAGCGCCGCCGACGAGTACGGGGCGCTGGACGCCCAGTCCTTCGTGATCATGCTGCGCGCCTGCTTCGCGCTGGAGGTGGGCGACGTCGTCCGCGCGCGCGAGCTGTGCGACGTATCCCTCGACGCGGCGCGGCGGGGGACTCCGCCGCCGCAGTTCGTGGTGGAGCTGACCCTGCTCGACGCACAGGTCACCGCCGAGGAGTCCGGCCCGGAACCCGCTCTGCCGATGCTCGCCGAAGGGCTGCGCAGCGCGGTGGCCGAGCAGTGTGCCGAGGCGATCACCTCGGCGGTCGTGGACGGCGCGGCGGACCTGCTGGCCCGGCTCGGGGACCCACCCCGTGCGGTCAGGCTGCTGGCGGCGGCCGACCGGCTGCGCGGCCCCCACGCCCGCCCCGCCGTGCAGCAGCGGCGCGCCGAGCGCGCGGAGTCCGAGGCCCGCCGGGCCCTGGGCGCCGAGCGTCACGCCGCCGAGCGTGCCCGGGGCGCGGAGTTGACGATGACCGATGTCCTGGAGGAACTCGCCGAGGCCGTACGAGAGCACCCGGCGCAGGCCAGCGGCCCGTCCGCCGCTACGAACAGGTGAACGTGGACTCGGCCCAGTCCGCGAGGGCCACCCCGTCGAAGTGGCTGTGTGGCTCGACCACCAGGCGGACGGTTTTCCGGCCACCGAGGTCCACATGGACGGGCACGGCGGGGTCGCCGCCCTTGACCGTCCCCGAAGTCCACAGACGAGCCCCGTCGGCGTAGACGGAGAAGGTCACCTTGCCGAGCTTCAGCGTCAGGTCGTCGAGGCCGACGAACGCGTCGTAGGAGGTGCAGGCGCGGTTGAGGTCGACGGTGACGGAGGACCGGCCGTGCACGGTCACCCCGCGCGCGTACGGCCGGTCGGCGACGGACACCTCGTGGCGCTGCCACACCCAGCTGCTGCCGCCGAGACGGATCTCGGGGCCGGTGCCGTCGCCGTCGACGTCGAAGGACAGCTCGTTCAGCGGGTAGACGGCCGGCGGGGCCGGGGGAGTGGGTGCCGACGTCCGGGTGGGCGTGGGCGTGGGTGTCGGAGTCGGTGTCGGGGTGGGTGGCGGTGTGGGGGTCGGCGCCGGTGTCGTCGGCCGCCGCTCGGCGGGGGTCGGTGCCGAGGTCGGGGCCGCGGCCGGGACGATCACCGGCGGTTCCTCCGGCTCGGGCGACTTCGTCGTACGTGTGGGGGTGGGCGTGGGGTCCTGGGGGCGCACCGCGGGCGCGGAGGCTGCGGGAGCCGCCGTGGGGGGCTTTGCGGGGCTCTCGTCGCCGACGAGGGCGAGCGCCACCGCGGCGGCCGCGACCGCGACCACCCCGGCGGCGATCCCCGCCTTCACGGACGCGCCCAGCCCCTCCGAGGCCGCAGCGCTCGCACCGCCACCGGCGCCTCCGGACGCGCCGCCACCGGCAGCGGCACCGTTTCCCGCCGCCCCGCCCGAGGCGCCCGTCGCAGCGGCACCGTTTCCCGCCGCCCCGCCCGAGGCGCCCGTCGCAGCGGCTGCGGCACCCGCCGTCCCGGCCCCGGCCCCGGCGGCGAGGAGCCCGAGCGCCTTGGCGTACCCGGCGGCGCCGAACCAGCCGATGACCGCGACCGGTACGACGGCGGGAATACTGCTCGCCACTTCCTCGATCTGGAGGGCGGCAAGTCGGCACCGGGCGCACTCCTCCAGGTGCTTGCGCAGCCCGCGTTCGGCCCGGGTGCGCAGTCGCCGGCGGGCGTAGGTGCCGAGCTGGTCGGCGTAGCGGGCGCACTCCTCGTCGCTGGTGAGGGTGGCGCTGACGTGGGCCTGGAGATAGGCCTGCTTGAGGCCCTCGCGGGCACGGCTGGCGAGCACGCGTGTGCCGTTGGCGTCGAGGCCGAAGAGCATCGCGACCTCGCTCGGAGACTCGTCCTCGACCTCGGTGTGCCACAGCACGGCCTGCCAGCGTTCGGGCAGCGAACGGAAGGCCCGCATGGCCAGGGACTGTTCGGCCTCGTGCATCGCCCGCACATCGGCACCGAGGTCCACGCCCCCGCCGAAGGCGCCCGAGGACGCCGTGTCGTCGGACCCCTCCGGGGAGCGGCCGGTCCGGGCGGCGAACACCGCGAAGTCGTCGACGAGCTGCTCGCGCTTCGCCGACCGCGTCCAGCCCGCGGCGACCCGCCGGACGGAGGTGAGGAGATAGGCGCGGACGGCGTACTCGGGCCCGGAACCGCCGCGTACGGCCTGGAGCATGCGGGCGAAGACCTCGGCGGTGAGGTCGTCGGCCGTGTGGGCGTCCCGGCAGCAGGTGCGCGCGTAGCGGCGCACGGCGTCGGCATGGCGCCGGTACAGCTCCTCGTACGCCGTGTCGTCGCCCCCGCGCATGCGGGCGATCAGGTCGGCGTCGGCGGGCGGCAGATCCCGGGCCGGTGGCAGGACGCCGTCGTCGGAGCGCTCCCACTGTGCGGGGACGCCGCTCTTCCGCGCGTGGATACGCCTGCCCTGGCTCGGTACCTGCTCGTCCCGCCTGTCAACGCCCATCGCGGAAAGCCCCCGCCGCCTGCCCTACCGGTCCCGACACCGGGTCAGAGTGCCATATTGGCTTTTGGTCAGAACCGGACGGCGGAGGGGCATCCACTCGTCCGTGGGGACTTGTCGCATTCCAGTACTAACCTTCACCCGTACGGGGAAGGTTCAACTCTCGTGTCATGGGCAGAAATTGGGCCGTCGGGGTGAAATGTCCCGAACCCCTGAGCGGTTCAGGCCCTGGTTCGGGTCGTGGTTCGGGTCGTGGTGCGGGCCGGGGTGAGAGCGGTGACGCGCCCCCACCCCGTTCACCCCTTCGAGTGAGCGTGGCCCGTTCTCAGGAGGCCGGCCGGGAACGCAGCCCCTCCAGCAGGATGTCCAGCAGTCGCGCCGACGCGGCCGCCTGCTGCGCCGGGTCCGGCAGTGAGGGCGCCGCCGTCGCGATGACCAGCAGCACGTCCGACACCGACACGTCCGGCCGAAGCTCGCCCGCCGCCCGAGCCCGCTCCACGAGCTGGCCCACGACGTCGAGCAGCGCCGCCGCCCCGGCGTCATCACCCACCGAGCCCACCGAGCCCACGG
It includes:
- a CDS encoding asparagine synthase-related protein, with product MRWLVGWSSTAAGAWGGAVGHGGRDEGRYDDGDTYGGRVGYDGETLQPVGSQLLWGDPDPLWAVGDWRPDEVRVVKADARTRIAVLGTCGASDEQLRVGLFAARGGALRHLTAWPGSYTAVVQVGRRITVCGDLAGARPVFHTPWAGGTAYATAALPLADLIEANLDFGHLAALLAAPDVPAALHDSTPYDGVRRVPPGHALILRAGAREIAGYDPVASLAVAAPPADPDSAVDAVRDALVDAVRARLSAPRHVPDIDPGPVPGMGPAERRAARGMPVPGIGADLSGGPASGTLALLAAGLPGMPGTVLGHGTGAGERLLAVTFNDLTTRAREEELQRAGALAANPRLHHVVVTGAEESLPYADLDGPLTDEPGPSLVTAARHRARLAAGSADHFTGYGARQVLDAHPARLADLLMDRKRRHLVRPVAALTKADGSVLVPARVYGAARRLARTPYRQGVENLADRLLHRSFEDDPGGAVGASLAALTWAGPGPAARWLTGEALAEVSVLLQNSAHRAGVGPGQRPGDYRARAALTRHAADLRILEQAAEIRSQRLHAPFLDNQVVRACRALPETLRVQPGARAAILRTVLKGAGITELPPGWGAPAHGTAATTVRNGLRLAIDPLLTLFEAPLLAEAGLIEARVVRKAVRAAASGEPLPLDGIADLISLELWLHRLLSRRGTCWTGTPARARAVPGGIAPQRRAVSSGG
- a CDS encoding AfsR/SARP family transcriptional regulator, translating into MRFNILGVTQTEDDHGTPIRLTAPRLRTLLTALALRSGHPTPPETLIDEIWPDTPPRDAPAALQALVGRLRRALGKDAVTSTPGGYLLAATEDDVDLHVFERLVRRATATLQRGGDPETAARTLDEALALWRGPALADLPDRTAAVRPEALHLEATRARAEADLLLGRAHEAVPRLRELVTAHPYDEPLHALLIRALRDTGRSADALAAYETARRTLADTLGTDPGPELRALHTELLDPPPPRPRPRTAPLAPPPPPARHGNIRPRLTSFVGREPELAAIRSDLHRARLVTLTGPGGSGKTRLAEEAAAGLAQAWLVELARLDRPEAVPGAVVSALGLRETVLMATDLTTPQDDPVALLVEHCAPRSQLLILDNCEHVIGAAAALAETLLTHCPGLTILATSREPLGVPGESVRPVEPLRPDQAHRLFRERAAAVRPTPAAAPQDRDEETVAEICRRLDGLPLAIELAAARLRLLTPRQIADRLDDRFRLLTSGSRTALPRQQTLRAVVDWSWDLLDEPERTLLRELSVFAGGWDLEAAEAVCTGPVADLVGALVDKSLVVAAPYAPADGDGGEDMRYRMLETIHEYAAERAAEDPPAREAAELRHRAWVRALVERADPLLRSAEQLPWISRLENELDNIRVAMQRAITTADEEEATALCLAMGWFWWLRNYRQEGAAWADRVLRLGAALDTLPGPPSDTTPSTAPALVCRSLPVPRDLAARMAAVDPVEALFAEPADEDGPGAHPRRAQRSDLLMLHVFLLSESEPGVVEGDLRHRSSLARLRAWFEPGGPRAARMPGLVWPVAAAFHLQSRSDVRRILDAAVANCRAHGGEWELGCTLMFRTHMVVDSSGGLAGVDDDLAELRAISRRVGDRWMRAQVCGAAAEAELARGRFAQAEAEYREALRLAYEVGAYTEAPFLMARLAQIAYRSGDLPGAMAVLDEASSAADEYGALDAQSFVIMLRACFALEVGDVVRARELCDVSLDAARRGTPPPQFVVELTLLDAQVTAEESGPEPALPMLAEGLRSAVAEQCAEAITSAVVDGAADLLARLGDPPRAVRLLAAADRLRGPHARPAVQQRRAERAESEARRALGAERHAAERARGAELTMTDVLEELAEAVREHPAQASGPSAATNR
- a CDS encoding sigma-70 family RNA polymerase sigma factor codes for the protein MGVDRRDEQVPSQGRRIHARKSGVPAQWERSDDGVLPPARDLPPADADLIARMRGGDDTAYEELYRRHADAVRRYARTCCRDAHTADDLTAEVFARMLQAVRGGSGPEYAVRAYLLTSVRRVAAGWTRSAKREQLVDDFAVFAARTGRSPEGSDDTASSGAFGGGVDLGADVRAMHEAEQSLAMRAFRSLPERWQAVLWHTEVEDESPSEVAMLFGLDANGTRVLASRAREGLKQAYLQAHVSATLTSDEECARYADQLGTYARRRLRTRAERGLRKHLEECARCRLAALQIEEVASSIPAVVPVAVIGWFGAAGYAKALGLLAAGAGAGTAGAAAAATGASGGAAGNGAAATGASGGAAGNGAAAGGGASGGAGGGASAAASEGLGASVKAGIAAGVVAVAAAAVALALVGDESPAKPPTAAPAASAPAVRPQDPTPTPTRTTKSPEPEEPPVIVPAAAPTSAPTPAERRPTTPAPTPTPPPTPTPTPTPTPTPTRTSAPTPPAPPAVYPLNELSFDVDGDGTGPEIRLGGSSWVWQRHEVSVADRPYARGVTVHGRSSVTVDLNRACTSYDAFVGLDDLTLKLGKVTFSVYADGARLWTSGTVKGGDPAVPVHVDLGGRKTVRLVVEPHSHFDGVALADWAESTFTCS